The window agtgcgttctggctactaggtacgacatatatatatatatatatatatatatatatatatatatatatatatatatatatatatatatatatatatatatatatatatatatatatatatatatatatatgtcgtacctagtagccagaacgcacttctcagcctactatgcaaggcccgatttgcctaataagccaagttttcctgaattaatatattttctctaatttttttcttatgaaatgataaagctacccatttcattatatatgagatcaactttttttattggagttaaaattaacgtagatatatgaccgaacctaaccaaccctacctaacctaacctagcttatatttataggtaaggttaggttaggtagccaaaaaaagctaggttaggttaggttaggtaggttaggtagacgaaaaaacattaattcatgaaaacttggcttattaggcaaatcgggccttgaatactaggctgagaagtgcgttctggctattaggtacgacatatatatatatatatatatatatatatatatatatatatatatatatatatatatatatatatatgtcgtacctagtagccagaactcacttctcagcctactattcaaggcccgatttgcctaataagccaagttttcctgaattaatatatttactataatttttttcttatgaaatgataaagcaacccttttctctatgtatgaggtcaatttttttttattggagttaaaattaacgtagatatatgaccgaacctaaccaaccctacctaacctaacctaacctatatttataggtaaggttaggttaggtagccaaaaaaagctaggttaggttaggttaggtaggttaggtagacgaaaaaacattaattcatgaaaacttggcttattaggcaaatcgggccttgaatagttggctgagaagtgcgttctggctattaggtacgacatatatatatatatatatatatatatatatatatatatatgtcgtacctagtagccagaacgcacttctcagcctactatgcaaggcccgatttgcctaataagccaagttttcctgaattaatatattttcactaatttttttcttatgaaatgataaagctacccatttcattatgtatgaggtcaattgttttttattggagataaaattaaagtagatatatgaccgaacctaaccaaccctacctaacctaacctaacctatctttataggttaggttaggtttggtagccgaaaaagttaggttaggttaggttaggtaggttaggtagtcgaaaaacaattaattcatgaaaacttggcttattaggcaaatcgggccttgcattgtaagctgagaagtgagttctggctactaggtacgacatatatatatatatatatatatatatatatatatatatatatatatatatatatatatatatatatatatatatatatatatatatatatatatatatatatatatatatatatatatatataccccgagAGGTATACTTCGCTTCTCGGTGTTTATTCACTGAGTTTACTCTAGTCCAGTACTATGTTCAGGTTTCCCGTTCTCGTCGAGGCCTCCAAAAAGTTTGCGGTTCTCAAATAAATTCAGGTGAAATCAAATTTGTCTTGAAGCAATTATCTCTGTCTCAACCACTACATGTTAACAATGCCAGAATGGTTATATTATTCACCAAACAATCATGCAATAAGCCAAGATACAGCACCAGTATATGCAGACAATTTGGACTTTTAACATATATCTAACAATCTGCATTTTAATttccttatcatatcttatctttaaCCTATGGATTTTCTCTGGAACGCAACCCGACAATCGGTTTACAACTAGGACCCCGATTATTGCTGGGTGAAAAGGGGGTAAACAGTTTAGGctaggtgcccagtcaatcctttcTGACCAGAGAAAGTGACGAAATACCCCTTGCTTCTCCATCCCTAATAATTAAAGCTAATTTTCAAAAACAAAGAAAGCTTGCAAAGTAGATAACTCAATATGAGTAGCCATTGAGGCTGCTGCGTAGACATCATGTCTGCTCAGGACCGTATAGCCATCCTGAGGAGACATGAGGACTCCATTGCCGACCTCAGCAAATGTGACAACTTCACATCTGGGCCAAACAATCGTGAAGACTTGATATCCGGCAAGAACTGACATGAGAAATGCACATCCGGTCTGAGTATACATAACAATTCTACCAGATTAGACATTAGGGCTGAATAATCggcttgaaaaaaaaaaaaaaaatatatatatatatatatatatatatatatttatatatatatatatatatatatatatatatatatatatatatatatcccctttGGTCTTTAACTATGGGGTTAATAAATCTTTCAACAATGAATTTAACAGTGGCTGTTGTAAGCCTTCGTAAAATAAGTTTCGGTGGTTAAATTTCTGTTAGAAATTTGCTTACGGAACAGATAATCTAACACATCTATtggtctaattgtttaattagccTGTATAGACTTTTGCTAGCTGTTTTAGGCATGCAAAGCCTTTTATCCAGCTGTTTAATAAGTATGCATAGACTTTTGCTTAGCTGTTTTAACCATGCATAGACTTTTGTCCATCTGTTTGATAAGCTTGCATAGACTTTCTTCAAACTTTTTAATAAGCCTTACTAAATGTTTTACAGATATCTTTaatattaattgattgatatacGATTTGTATTACCTTCAACTCCTCTCAAAATATATTCAATATTTATTGCAGATTATTTAGCAATGTAATTCCGTCATCAATGAAACAACGAGTTTATTGTTTTGTAATTAAATGTATTATataattaaaaatacatttttattGATAACATAAAAACATAGACAAAAGAGAGGGTAGAGGAAGCACTTGAAACAGACTCGAAATATCCTCAATCGTCTCCCATCGACCAGATTATCCAAGGTACTGGCCATAAGGTTGGGCTGCTGCACCTCACCTATCCCCTCGACCAGATCCACCCACAGTGTTGGGGATAAGGCTGGGTCTGGTGTTGGCCAGCTGTAGATATTTCCCAAGGATCATGTACCAGCAACTCACCAGATTGAACTTGACACCGAACTCCTTGCATGTGGCGTAGAGATCCGGGTAGAAGTAGACCAGTTTAGAGTGGTCGACGGCtggtagcaggtggtgtagtgtgtggtgtccaTAGCTTACAGCCACCAAAAGAAGGTTAGAGTTCACTTCAACCCTGAAATTTCCGAAGTTAGAATATTTACTAGGTTGGACTGACATTCATTAAGGAATATATCTAATGCAGCTTGAGAATTCAGCATGAAAGTAGCATAAAATTCTTGGAAACTGCCTTAAAACTGCCATGTTGTCTTTTTAAATTGCCTGAAAATCTGTCAGAAATTTTGAACTGCCTGAAATCAGACCTTTGGAAACTTTCAGAAAATAGTGCAAAATTTTAGAGACTGCCTTAAAACTGTAAATTATAGAAACTgcctaaaaaaaatgcaaaatgttTAAAATTGCCTGAAAACACCGCAAGGTTTTAAAGTCTGAAAACAGTGAGAGACTGCCTGAAAACAGTGCAAAATTCTTAATTAACAGAATATCTGAAAACAATGCAGAACCTATTTCTGACTTCAAATTCAGTTCTACCAGGTTTTCCATACTCCAGGAAACAGCATCGTCCCACCTTAATCGAAGCAGACACTCCCCAAAAGCAATGAGTCAAACTAAACAAactttgcagacgaggagtcacaataacgtggctgaagtatgttgaccagaccacacactagaaagttaagggacgacgacgtttcggtccgtcctggaccgagaatggtccaggacgcaccgaaacgtcgtcgtcccttcactttctagtgtgtggtttggttaaacAAAATTTATTTTAGCTAAAGAAAAGCAGTTGGCTCACCTGTCCCTCACAGCGTCCAGCTGGCATAGACCAAAGTCTCTATCCTCCCTCATGACGTCCCCCTCATGAAAGATGTCCGGATGGTGATGAGTGCCGGCTAAGGTCAGCCCAACGATGAGGGCGCTGCATGCAGCATGGACCCCCAACCACAGCCTGCAAGAGACGTCCTTTTATCAACATTGTCAAATCTTGTCATTTCACCTATTTTAATTTCATAATTGAGTTGCAATGTAACACATTCAACTACAATATATAATAAATCTCACCATAATGCTTTCCTAAATGACTGTGCAAACGCTGCCATGACTATAAGTTGCAATAAAGGTAAAAGATTCTCTGGTCTCAGCTTCACTTGACCAGAGAGTATGAACCAGACTCTCTTCAACACCTCAGCGTACAGAGCGAGAGGCAGGAGGATAGGATCCAGCACGAGGCTCCCGTACCTCTGCACAAAGTTCTTCTCTGGACGAGGCAAGAACTCCCAGAACGGCTCCAGGACGGCCACTTCGAAGTCGTAGATGGTGTTGGGATAGGCGTGGTGAGATAGAACGTGGGTGATCCTCATCTCGTGGGATGAGAGGAAGGTCAGGTCGAAGTAATACATTCTCCAATTGTCTCGCTGGTGCAGGAAGTTATGGGCGCAGTTCCCCGTCAGTGCCAAAAAGATTCCTGGAAAGGACAAGTGAATCAAAATGTCTGCAATAACAACTTGTTTTTAACCTGCATCAAATTTTTGGGCGCTCCCTCCATGTTCAGCTCTCCTGATAATATGTCTGAAGCCCACTTAAAAGACGCTGTTCTAAGACAAACATTTTAACCTCGTGAGTTATTGAAGCAACAAGGAAAAAACACTCGTTTTTCGTGCAATTATAATTAAACTAATCTAAAAAAAAGTACAAGTTTTACGTTCAATAACAACTGTGATACTTCCGTCAGAAACAACTAATGCTATCTTATATATCAGGTACCAAAGTGGTTATAATAATATCAACGAGTGTGATATCGACTACAGTCATTAGTTCAGCCCGTTCTCTCCAGTTGTCACATCGTCACAAAAATGatctactaaattgcccgaaccctaACCTTAACTGAGGACCCATACGGTTAGAAAACGAGACAGTCTGCCAGTTTTATGAGCTGTTATGCTTTACAGAACATCATAGTTTGGCCGTTGGGGCTTTTATACGCCAAAATGCTATGTATTATTCGCGAGGAATGGTTGTACATGCAATAACCACTGGTCATTTTGTAAACTTTGATCCCCACCGTACAAAATATGGGGTACTATGAAAAGTAGCGGTTTACACGGATCAAAGTTTTCTAcattagtttggttaggttaggcgggTGGCTTGGGTTTGTAGATTTAATAACCCATTATTTCGTATGTTGTGGCAATTCAAGAGAACCGCCTGTTTCCCACAACGAAAAGTCTTACCTACAAAAAACACTATTCGAAAAGTCTTACCTACAAAAAACACTATTCGAAAAGTCTTACCTACAAAAAACACTATTCGAAAAGTCTTACCTACAAAAAACACTATTCGAAAAGTCTTACCTACAAAAAACACTATTCGAAAAGTCTTACCTACAAAAAACACTATTCGAAAAGTCTTACCTACAAAAAACACCGTTCGAAAAGtcgtaccaaaaaaaaaaaaaaaacacttcgcAAACAAACCTATCAACAACAATCTCTAAATTACCCCTccaaaaaaacacacaaaaaccTGCAATAATTTCCATCCACACCCAGGTAAAATAATTCCTCCTCCCAGGTAATCCAATCAGCCACCATCTACCTGTTCCCCCAATCAACACCCAATCTCCCTTCTTCCCTACCGTGGGCCTACCTGCAGCCAGGGCGACACCGAAGGAGTCTGTGGCTGCCGCAGTCACCTGGAGAACCAGGGAGAGAAGAACCAGGCAATCCTGTAGAACCAGCATGTGGAACGACGGCCCGGTTCCCACCCGTCCGGCTGTCTCCCGAGCCTGTGGTCAGGTACAAGACTTTATTATTTTTGTGTGTGCATGTGATTGATTCTTTTGTACTTTATTAGTAAAagaaatagtgacattttcagagttatatatatatatatatatatatatatatatatatatatatatatatatatatatatatatatatatatatatatatatatatatatatatatatatataaccgtgacaagggccgtgacgagaactcGAACcttcgtccaggagcatcccagacactgccttaatctgcCTAATCTTAACCTgcctttgttcatttgatgcatcacgttagtgtgatctctctgTGTGTAAAGGTAACCAGCCTTTAACTAAAGCACGAAAGCCAACAAAATCTCTACTTGCCTTCCTCTTAAAGGTGTGGTAGAAGCCGTCGTGTGTGAAGGTGTAGGGAGAGTTCCTGGTTCCACCAGCCTCCCGGACCAGGTACCTTTGGAGGGTGGTGCGGGGGAGAGAGGTGAGGTGCGCGCTCTCAAACACCTCTGTAATGTCTGTTCCTCGCGTCGCTGCAATCCAGTCCCTGCCTGAGGCCATTCGTAAGTGTTCTTATAAGTTCATAAAGTGTTTTCATAAAGAACACTTAACAAGGCTCGAAATCCCTAAGTTGCATTTGAGCATCGTAAGCAACAGAGCGAaaattaatacaaatggcaaacacAGAACTATATAATAGTGCAATAAATGGAAAGATGGCTATGTTGTAGAGAGTACAGGGTCCTGGATTTCCAGTATGGTTGACTGGGAAGGTGAGTGAGCCATAAActagcagctctctctctctcttggttgtGTTGACCATACCTAGGTGAAAGCTGGTTGTTGATAATTAGCTGTGTTTGATGGCAAGTACTTCTGCTATGTCTAGTCGAAAAGTTTGATAGAAAGAGCAACAACAGATTAGACACAGCAGAAGCACTTCACATTTTGCATCAGCATCCATCTTCTACCTCATACAGCCAAGAAAGAACCGCCAGTTTACAGTTCAACCACTGTCCCAGTTGACCAATGAGATTGCAGGATCAAACTAACCTGTTCTCTCTAAAAAGTAACCACCTCTCCAGTTTCCCTCTGTTTCTGAGGGccgtgatgcatcacgctattgtgatttctgtgtgtaatgttaaGTTGTATCTTAACAAAACGTGTCAGGCGTGATAAAAGTATAAAATGAACTCTGGAGAGTTAATTGTTCAACTTCTCACCCCAGTGAAGAACCTAAGAAATATTAGAGACAATTAATACCAAAATCAGTGATCTAATCCTGTCAGTCATATTCAATAGTTATATGATAGACATAAGCAGGCAGACGGGAGCAGACCTGAGGGCAGTATGGGTGATCTTACAGACGGATGTATGGGTGTTCTCACCTCCAGGATGCTTCTCTACGAAGTCAGTGAGGTCATACAGGAAGTCGTGGACTCTCCAGTAGCTGCCAGCGTCGTCGTCCGTCCTCTTGCCCCTGATCCATGTGTGCGACGACTTCAGCAGCACGTCGCGGTCAGTTGGGTACCGGCGGAAGGTTGGGGTCGAACCCGGGGTCTCCGAAAGCTGTGCTCTAAGCTTTATgctgcccttctcctccttctcctggtCTGGGATCATCGTCTCTGTAGGAGGGACGGGGCTATTGGTGTTTCTCCAGTTATTTAGTATCAAAAATTGGAAATTTTGAAACTGAATTTTTTCAAACTGAAACTAATTTTTTGTGTGTTCAGTTATCTTTAGTGGAGCTCT of the Procambarus clarkii isolate CNS0578487 chromosome 56, FALCON_Pclarkii_2.0, whole genome shotgun sequence genome contains:
- the LOC123770944 gene encoding cytochrome b5-related protein-like, with protein sequence MIPDQEKEEKGSIKLRAQLSETPGSTPTFRRYPTDRDVLLKSSHTWIRGKRTDDDAGSYWRVHDFLYDLTDFVEKHPGGRDWIAATRGTDITEVFESAHLTSLPRTTLQRYLVREAGGTRNSPYTFTHDGFYHTFKRKARETAGRVGTGPSFHMLVLQDCLVLLSLVLQVTAAATDSFGVALAAGIFLALTGNCAHNFLHQRDNWRMYYFDLTFLSSHEMRITHVLSHHAYPNTIYDFEVAVLEPFWEFLPRPEKNFVQRYGSLVLDPILLPLALYAEVLKRVWFILSGQVKLRPENLLPLLQLIVMAAFAQSFRKALWLWLGVHAACSALIVGLTLAGTHHHPDIFHEGDVMREDRDFGLCQLDAVRDRVEVNSNLLLVAVSYGHHTLHHLLPAVDHSKLVYFYPDLYATCKEFGVKFNLVSCWYMILGKYLQLANTRPSLIPNTVGGSGRGDR